Proteins found in one Vallitalea guaymasensis genomic segment:
- a CDS encoding glycoside hydrolase family 130 protein, whose amino-acid sequence MGKYKIIGEPLKNIPWEEKPTDCKEVIWRSNMNPIIKRDHLPTSNSIFNSAVVPFEDGFAGVFRCDDKRREMRIHAGFSKDGVNWDINKEPIKFNCDIEQVKEFEYAYDPRVVWIEDRYYVTWCNGFHGPTIGIAYTYDFKEFHQLENAFLPFNRNGVLFPKKIDGNFAMLSRPSDTGHTPFGDIFYSESNDLEFWGRHRHVMAPRGWWQSTKIGAGPVPIETSEGWLLIYHGVLTSCNGYVYHFGAALLDLEKPWKVIARTEPYLLAPRELYECVGDVPNVVFPCAALTDSETGRIAIYYGGADTVTCLAYTQVDELVEFIKSNSKL is encoded by the coding sequence ATGGGAAAATATAAGATTATTGGTGAACCATTAAAAAACATTCCATGGGAAGAAAAACCAACTGATTGTAAAGAAGTGATTTGGCGTTCTAATATGAACCCAATAATAAAAAGAGATCATCTACCAACATCAAATAGTATCTTCAATAGTGCTGTTGTTCCATTTGAAGATGGTTTCGCAGGTGTTTTTAGATGTGATGATAAAAGAAGAGAAATGAGAATTCATGCAGGATTCAGTAAAGACGGAGTTAATTGGGATATCAACAAAGAGCCTATAAAATTCAACTGCGATATTGAACAAGTAAAAGAATTTGAATATGCTTACGATCCTAGAGTGGTATGGATAGAAGATAGATACTATGTAACATGGTGTAATGGATTCCACGGACCAACTATAGGTATAGCATATACTTATGATTTCAAAGAATTTCATCAATTAGAAAATGCATTTTTACCTTTTAATAGGAATGGAGTGCTTTTCCCTAAAAAGATAGATGGTAATTTTGCAATGCTAAGTCGTCCAAGTGACACTGGACATACTCCTTTTGGAGATATATTCTATAGTGAAAGTAATGACTTGGAATTCTGGGGTAGACATAGACATGTAATGGCACCTAGAGGCTGGTGGCAAAGTACTAAAATTGGAGCAGGACCAGTACCTATTGAAACTAGCGAAGGATGGTTATTAATTTATCATGGAGTACTGACTTCTTGTAATGGTTATGTATATCATTTCGGAGCTGCATTACTTGATTTAGAAAAACCTTGGAAAGTAATTGCTAGAACTGAGCCTTATCTATTAGCTCCAAGAGAATTATATGAGTGTGTAGGGGATGTTCCTAATGTAGTATTCCCATGTGCAGCATTAACTGATAGTGAAACAGGAAGAATTGCTATATATTATGGTGGAGCAGATACAGTTACTTGTTTAGCATATACTCAAGTAGATGAATTAGTAGAGTTCATCAAATCAAATTCAAAATTATAA
- a CDS encoding MFS transporter, with the protein MREKIKKHPLILFSDFRKLFIARLISSIGDKFFLLSLSWLVLSMDNSNSALHLSIVMAANIIPVVIFGPFMGTIADCINRKTCLVLADIVRAFFMAILAFLVCNDNYTIWSLFILSFLIATFTPLFESATNASIEILTDEESISQAVALDSMVLQVSNLLGAFLGGVVIYAVGIKGAFIFNALSFIVSLVIILFIHTNLSVKKSTMAKNFRQEFGQGFKYILSIKPLFALIIFFLIFNFFVSPIAIFIPLIVKFVINEQSNWLAILEGAVALGSVIITLLLSFRNDINEKMYKKIFISVLTMGISMSLIGLSTNRYIIALCLFITGCTLAHVNATAYGFFQKIVPDYLKGRFFAILTTMCFSIIPITYIINGALTNIVSVSTVVFYEGMLSVLAAFIIIFIPKYQLGGDNYGLLYKVD; encoded by the coding sequence ATGAGAGAAAAAATAAAAAAACATCCTTTAATTTTATTCTCAGATTTCAGAAAATTATTTATTGCTAGACTCATATCCTCTATAGGGGATAAATTTTTCTTGCTTTCGCTTTCATGGTTAGTATTATCAATGGATAATTCTAATTCTGCATTGCATCTGAGTATAGTAATGGCCGCTAACATTATACCAGTAGTTATTTTTGGACCATTCATGGGAACTATTGCTGATTGTATTAATCGGAAAACATGTCTTGTTTTGGCTGATATAGTACGAGCTTTTTTTATGGCAATTTTAGCATTCCTTGTGTGTAATGATAATTATACCATATGGTCTTTATTTATTCTAAGTTTTTTAATAGCTACATTTACGCCGTTATTTGAATCAGCAACTAATGCATCAATTGAAATCCTAACCGATGAAGAAAGTATTTCTCAGGCTGTAGCTCTTGATTCTATGGTTTTGCAAGTATCGAATCTACTAGGGGCTTTTCTTGGGGGAGTAGTCATCTATGCTGTAGGGATCAAAGGTGCTTTTATATTTAATGCTTTGTCTTTCATCGTATCTTTAGTTATTATTCTTTTTATACATACTAATCTTAGTGTTAAGAAGAGTACTATGGCTAAAAATTTTAGACAAGAGTTCGGACAAGGGTTTAAATATATTTTAAGTATTAAACCTTTATTTGCACTTATTATTTTTTTTCTCATTTTTAACTTTTTTGTATCACCAATTGCAATATTTATACCCCTTATTGTGAAGTTTGTCATCAATGAACAGTCAAACTGGCTTGCAATATTAGAAGGTGCAGTTGCATTGGGTTCAGTAATAATTACATTATTACTTAGTTTCAGAAATGATATTAATGAGAAGATGTACAAAAAGATTTTTATCAGTGTTCTTACTATGGGAATATCTATGAGTTTAATAGGGTTATCAACTAATAGATATATAATTGCTTTATGTTTATTTATAACAGGTTGTACATTAGCCCATGTAAATGCTACAGCGTATGGTTTTTTTCAAAAAATTGTACCAGATTATTTAAAAGGACGTTTTTTCGCAATTCTTACTACAATGTGCTTCAGCATTATACCAATAACTTATATTATTAATGGTGCATTAACCAATATTGTCAGTGTATCCACAGTAGTCTTTTATGAAGGAATGTTATCTGTATTAGCTGCATTCATAATAATTTTTATACCAAAGTATCAATTAGGAGGGGATAATTATGGGTTATTATATAAGGTTGATTAA
- a CDS encoding GNAT family N-acetyltransferase: protein MGYYIRLIKPNEIPEICDLIYQIYGDTYAYKNMYDKKNMEVLNKSKRLISFVAIGDNEEVIAHVGLRIDGSQGEMSAAFVKKEYRRHNILYELSEKVVEYGKELGLEAIYVISITSHIYSQKVASKLGFKDCAFLISCMEPMKFKGIIEKTVRESLKVTYLFYDKPDYLELYIPSSLQKVLNLIYTNLRINVIPLPESEESIREKSEINITYTDASNCYVDINRLGKDLLEELNKVITQYDNDFISNIYLYIRLEDSLVHKFYEEFTSRDFFFAGIMPGKNNNRLILQKVKEIHPDSIKINSSIGNKIFQHILESKENITLVNENKKHRYPKVI, encoded by the coding sequence ATGGGTTATTATATAAGGTTGATTAAACCAAATGAAATTCCAGAAATATGTGATCTGATATATCAGATTTATGGAGATACATATGCATATAAAAATATGTATGACAAAAAAAACATGGAAGTACTCAATAAAAGTAAGAGACTGATATCTTTTGTAGCGATAGGTGACAATGAAGAAGTTATAGCTCATGTAGGATTAAGAATTGATGGTTCTCAAGGCGAGATGTCTGCGGCATTTGTTAAAAAAGAGTATAGAAGACATAACATTTTATATGAATTATCAGAGAAGGTAGTAGAATATGGTAAGGAATTAGGATTAGAAGCCATATATGTTATTTCTATAACTAGCCACATATATTCACAGAAAGTAGCTTCAAAACTAGGATTTAAAGATTGTGCATTTCTAATATCATGTATGGAGCCTATGAAATTCAAAGGTATAATAGAAAAAACTGTACGTGAATCCTTAAAAGTAACATATCTTTTCTATGATAAACCAGATTATCTAGAATTATATATACCCAGTTCCCTGCAAAAAGTCCTTAATCTCATATATACTAATCTTAGAATCAATGTCATACCTTTGCCTGAATCTGAAGAGTCAATAAGGGAAAAGAGTGAGATTAACATAACTTATACAGATGCCTCAAATTGCTATGTAGATATTAATAGATTGGGAAAGGATTTATTGGAAGAACTTAATAAGGTAATTACCCAATATGATAATGATTTTATATCAAACATCTATTTGTATATAAGACTTGAAGATTCTCTGGTACATAAGTTTTATGAAGAGTTTACAAGTAGAGATTTCTTTTTTGCTGGAATAATGCCAGGAAAGAATAATAATAGATTGATACTACAGAAAGTAAAAGAAATTCATCCTGATAGCATAAAAATTAATTCATCTATTGGCAATAAGATTTTTCAGCATATATTAGAAAGTAAAGAAAATATAACCTTAGTTAATGAAAATAAAAAACACAGATATCCTAAAGTGATTTGA
- a CDS encoding LuxE/PaaK family acyltransferase, which yields MRTFKYIDEVSRLKPFKFNKEYDQIFVNAMKENYEFQLTKHPYLKHMLDYTNGGLDINTIEDIYDIPPIFVDLMKYHDLCSLPEEEIELTLTSSGTKGQKTKSFFDKGSISRLNKIASSVFNAIGYSSEIPVEYFVLSYDITKATDIGTSWSDKQMIDLAPQKSVHWMIEWDEESKQYIFDDEKWARLFIERSSEGPVRLLGFPAYMYKMVETIKKIHKPVKVDERSFILAGGGWKNHLGKSMSLKEFGSYMEKNIGLKPSHIGDTYGLAEHGIPYCSCEYGHYHIPQYSRVRVCDPLTLEPVPMGEEGILHLLTPYNIAQPNLSLLSTDIVTLGENCPCNREGTYIKSIRRGGKKKHKGCAIAALEILKNSK from the coding sequence ATGCGTACATTCAAATATATTGATGAAGTAAGTAGATTAAAACCTTTTAAGTTCAATAAAGAATATGACCAAATTTTTGTAAATGCAATGAAAGAGAATTATGAATTTCAATTGACAAAACATCCTTATCTGAAGCATATGTTGGATTATACAAATGGAGGTTTAGATATAAACACAATTGAAGATATATATGATATACCCCCAATTTTTGTGGATTTGATGAAATATCATGACTTATGCAGTTTGCCTGAAGAGGAAATAGAATTAACCTTGACCAGTTCGGGAACAAAAGGACAAAAGACTAAGTCATTTTTTGACAAAGGTTCTATATCTCGACTAAATAAGATAGCTTCATCAGTCTTTAATGCTATAGGGTATAGTTCTGAGATACCAGTTGAGTATTTTGTGCTTTCTTATGATATAACTAAAGCAACTGATATTGGTACTAGTTGGAGTGATAAACAAATGATTGATTTGGCTCCACAAAAATCAGTCCATTGGATGATTGAATGGGATGAAGAAAGTAAACAATATATATTCGATGATGAAAAATGGGCTCGACTATTTATTGAACGAAGTAGTGAAGGACCTGTGAGATTATTAGGTTTTCCAGCTTACATGTACAAGATGGTGGAAACCATTAAAAAGATACATAAACCTGTAAAAGTTGATGAAAGAAGTTTTATACTCGCTGGTGGAGGATGGAAAAATCATCTTGGAAAATCAATGTCATTAAAAGAATTTGGAAGTTACATGGAGAAAAATATAGGATTGAAGCCTAGCCATATAGGGGATACATATGGGTTAGCAGAGCATGGGATTCCTTATTGTTCTTGTGAATATGGACATTATCATATTCCACAATATAGTCGTGTAAGAGTATGTGACCCATTGACGCTAGAACCAGTTCCTATGGGAGAAGAAGGGATTCTGCATTTACTTACACCTTATAACATTGCCCAACCTAATTTATCTCTTCTTTCAACAGATATAGTGACATTAGGGGAAAATTGTCCATGCAATAGAGAAGGTACTTATATCAAGAGTATTCGTCGTGGAGGAAAGAAAAAACACAAAGGTTGTGCCATTGCAGCATTAGAGATACTTAAGAATTCAAAATAA
- a CDS encoding acyl-CoA reductase, producing the protein MIKNIIWGKDINESLDEKLIESNFSDEKLQSMKDEFWKTPIDDILYVLEQTGQLMTDKNKKYYNRSMEILPELLGYSPSMVRLGISMLQDVLSIDSLSKRLDVLKDYHSIDYPCDIDNNITYALPVGSVCHIAAGNIFLGAIDSLLYGIVTKNINIVKVSKKSPDFAYIFFEALKEADKNNILIPYISIIYWDRMNQSYIEDYMKQHCDIILLFGGREAVLNYKNGTSHKVNVVAFGPKLSFGLITKDLSYERLEEIAMGFAKDIVMWEQNACTSCQNIFIEEDANTQRFIELLNESLEILGVTYENEYLTIDEKLEIRRTRSLYRYEEYEEKAEVIEGKRGHHTIIINHSKDIQDSPLFRTIYINIIKDYKDILEGNINGLQYYMSTIGVAANNNYQQIIDDFSILGVYRFCSPGNMSLSSEESSLHDGVNITSCLIRQIGFEDLPYSSIGLSNCNKNKKEAIVLSKINAILKQALKSTYYKELYKDIQIPVKSLEDFSKLPVLTSKALISQSPNMLTDKNENSYVFSSGGSSGKEKFVWYSAEEFSKSKEVFGIGFKNIGITKDDFVVNYLKAGSLWTAFLATNKGLEKTGCRILSLTANQCKEDSINIIKKLKPNAIMGIPGTLILLAQKAEELNEDITFEKIYYSGNHMAESGEKYLKKVFKCSVIKSFGYAAVETGPIGYQCPHCKPSEYHVFEDWCYVEKDEDNNILITDLERKLHPIIKYKLGDNIEYVEGECSCGNKSPKIRLISRNDDVIRLNDTDLYLYDIDQVIKKNDYLSPFYQIEIDKDEGTLIKIHIRIETIQDMECNEEFVSNVLDSIKKQAKALGKFSSKNLIGHVYLELLEPETIKRNFRTGKIRKVIDNRYN; encoded by the coding sequence ATGATAAAAAATATTATATGGGGAAAAGATATAAATGAATCATTAGATGAGAAGTTGATAGAATCAAATTTCTCTGATGAAAAGTTGCAGAGTATGAAAGATGAGTTTTGGAAGACACCGATAGATGATATATTGTATGTATTAGAACAAACAGGTCAATTAATGACTGATAAAAATAAGAAATATTATAATAGATCAATGGAAATATTGCCTGAACTTCTAGGTTATTCCCCTAGTATGGTTAGATTAGGTATTTCTATGTTGCAGGACGTATTAAGTATAGATAGTCTATCAAAGAGATTAGATGTGTTAAAAGATTATCATTCTATAGATTATCCTTGTGATATAGATAATAATATTACCTATGCTTTACCTGTAGGTAGTGTATGCCATATAGCTGCTGGAAATATATTTTTGGGAGCTATTGATTCCTTACTATATGGAATTGTAACAAAAAATATCAATATAGTGAAAGTATCAAAAAAGAGTCCTGATTTTGCTTACATATTCTTTGAAGCATTGAAGGAAGCAGATAAGAATAATATATTGATACCTTATATATCAATTATATATTGGGATAGGATGAATCAATCATATATTGAAGATTATATGAAGCAACACTGTGATATCATCTTACTGTTCGGCGGCAGAGAAGCAGTTCTAAACTACAAAAATGGTACATCCCATAAAGTTAATGTTGTCGCTTTTGGTCCAAAACTTAGCTTTGGTCTAATTACTAAGGATTTATCATACGAAAGATTAGAAGAGATCGCAATGGGTTTTGCAAAAGATATAGTAATGTGGGAGCAGAATGCTTGTACAAGCTGTCAGAATATATTTATTGAAGAAGATGCCAATACTCAGAGATTCATTGAATTACTTAATGAATCACTTGAAATACTAGGGGTCACATATGAAAATGAGTATTTGACTATTGATGAAAAATTGGAGATTAGAAGAACACGTTCTCTCTACAGATACGAAGAATATGAAGAAAAAGCAGAAGTCATTGAAGGTAAAAGAGGTCATCACACTATAATAATCAATCATTCAAAGGATATACAGGATTCACCATTATTCAGAACGATATATATTAATATAATAAAAGACTATAAAGATATATTAGAGGGAAATATTAATGGATTACAATATTATATGTCCACTATAGGTGTTGCGGCTAATAATAATTACCAGCAGATAATTGATGATTTTTCCATTCTGGGGGTATATCGTTTTTGTTCACCAGGAAATATGAGTCTTTCTTCAGAAGAATCCTCTTTACATGATGGAGTTAACATTACATCTTGCCTTATTAGGCAAATAGGGTTTGAAGATCTACCATATTCCAGCATTGGTTTATCCAACTGTAATAAGAATAAAAAAGAAGCAATTGTATTATCAAAAATCAACGCTATCTTAAAACAAGCATTGAAGTCAACATACTATAAAGAATTGTATAAAGATATCCAGATACCTGTAAAATCCTTGGAAGACTTTAGTAAATTGCCTGTACTTACTAGTAAAGCACTTATTAGTCAATCTCCTAATATGCTTACAGATAAAAATGAGAACAGCTACGTTTTTTCATCTGGAGGTTCATCAGGAAAAGAGAAATTTGTATGGTATAGTGCAGAGGAATTTTCCAAGTCCAAAGAAGTATTTGGTATTGGATTCAAAAATATAGGTATAACCAAGGATGATTTTGTAGTCAATTATCTGAAAGCTGGTAGTCTATGGACAGCTTTCTTGGCTACCAATAAGGGACTAGAAAAAACAGGATGCAGAATATTATCATTAACGGCTAATCAGTGTAAAGAAGACAGTATTAATATTATAAAGAAACTTAAACCAAATGCAATCATGGGTATACCTGGCACTTTAATACTACTGGCTCAAAAAGCAGAAGAATTAAATGAAGATATTACTTTTGAAAAGATATACTATAGTGGTAATCATATGGCAGAATCAGGAGAAAAGTATCTAAAGAAAGTATTCAAGTGCAGTGTTATCAAGTCTTTTGGATATGCAGCTGTTGAAACCGGACCAATAGGTTACCAGTGTCCACACTGTAAACCAAGTGAATATCATGTTTTTGAAGATTGGTGTTATGTAGAAAAAGATGAGGATAACAATATTTTAATAACAGACTTAGAAAGAAAACTGCATCCAATAATCAAGTATAAATTAGGTGATAATATTGAGTATGTAGAAGGAGAGTGCAGTTGTGGTAATAAGTCTCCAAAAATCAGACTCATATCAAGAAATGATGATGTTATCAGGTTGAATGATACGGATTTATATTTATATGACATAGATCAGGTTATTAAAAAGAATGATTATCTATCACCATTCTATCAAATTGAGATAGATAAAGATGAAGGAACATTGATTAAGATACATATTCGTATAGAAACTATACAAGATATGGAGTGTAACGAAGAATTTGTTTCTAATGTACTGGACTCAATTAAAAAACAGGCGAAAGCTCTAGGAAAATTCAGTAGTAAAAATCTGATAGGGCATGTGTATCTTGAATTACTAGAACCTGAAACTATCAAACGTAATTTTAGAACTGGAAAAATACGTAAAGTAATAGATAATAGATATAACTAA
- a CDS encoding helix-turn-helix domain-containing protein produces the protein MKKYSYENFNPYIISIGGMTRKTCPSAGTVFQERVVKWYEIELIHYSDKGYIITNGEKLLAKKGNIFYRKPGMVVQGVAAYHCTIIIFDSIFDVNNMNFYNSNDPFENPTNLLLETMYDKASKTDFLNKLPYRTTVEDYGYYNKIMKDCFQSFIRNDEDFQLIGKTYLYSIMNSLLSELQPINKRKKNIRSISSNYDNIMELKDYIDNNFNKRITLKQLSKMFNLSPNFLCKIFKEIVGKSPIDYLVHLRISKAKEMLLSTIMPINEIAYACGFDNDTYFYTLFRKKVGLTPTSYRQQYGLYQQHG, from the coding sequence ATGAAAAAATATAGCTATGAAAACTTTAATCCATACATCATTTCTATAGGTGGAATGACAAGAAAAACATGTCCTTCTGCTGGAACAGTATTTCAGGAAAGAGTTGTCAAATGGTATGAAATAGAATTAATCCATTATAGCGATAAAGGATACATCATTACCAATGGAGAGAAATTACTTGCTAAGAAAGGTAATATATTCTACAGAAAGCCTGGTATGGTAGTTCAAGGTGTAGCAGCATATCATTGTACTATTATCATTTTTGATAGTATCTTTGATGTAAATAACATGAACTTCTACAATAGTAATGATCCTTTTGAAAATCCAACAAACTTATTACTTGAAACAATGTATGATAAAGCAAGTAAAACAGATTTTTTGAATAAACTACCTTATAGAACTACAGTAGAAGATTATGGATATTATAATAAAATAATGAAGGACTGCTTCCAGAGTTTTATAAGAAACGATGAAGACTTTCAATTGATAGGCAAAACTTATCTTTATAGTATAATGAATAGTCTCTTATCTGAATTACAGCCTATAAATAAAAGAAAAAAAAATATTCGTTCAATCTCTAGTAATTATGATAATATTATGGAATTGAAAGATTACATTGATAACAATTTCAATAAAAGGATTACCCTTAAACAGCTATCAAAAATGTTCAATCTATCCCCTAATTTTCTTTGTAAAATATTTAAAGAGATAGTTGGTAAAAGTCCTATTGATTATCTAGTCCACCTGCGAATTTCCAAGGCTAAAGAAATGCTTCTAAGTACTATTATGCCAATTAATGAAATTGCATACGCCTGTGGCTTTGATAATGATACCTATTTTTATACTTTATTCAGAAAAAAAGTAGGATTGACTCCTACTTCTTATCGACAGCAATATGGTTTGTATCAACAACATGGTTGA
- a CDS encoding uroporphyrinogen decarboxylase family protein, which translates to MTGFERISNIINHKPVDRLPVFEHFWEDTYTEWRNKGFIKKEESFEDHFNLDMQNYWTFNMIADLDFEQEVIEETEETILVKDGNGAFLRRHKIHDSTPEHVDFTVKNKAGWEEHIKPYLTIDERRIDFEGYRKAKAEAKRANRFFCWSGLNVFELMHPVCGHEYMLMGMVLEPEWIQDMVMTYSRLVVELQKILFEREGYPDGIFYYEDMGFKEKPFFSPDFYKKLIQPGHIYTIDYAHSNDIPVIMHSCGYVEPLLPSMIESGIDCLQVIEIKAGMDLLKLYEEFGDKIAFMGGIDVRKLYTNDKKIIDQELENKIPKLKKKFSYVIHSDHSIPKTVDYSTFTYYLEKATKLGTYDC; encoded by the coding sequence ATGACAGGATTTGAAAGAATCAGTAATATAATTAACCATAAACCAGTGGATAGATTACCTGTTTTTGAGCATTTTTGGGAAGATACATATACTGAATGGAGAAATAAGGGTTTTATCAAGAAAGAAGAGAGCTTTGAAGATCATTTCAATTTGGATATGCAGAATTATTGGACTTTCAATATGATTGCTGATCTTGATTTTGAACAAGAAGTTATAGAAGAAACAGAGGAGACTATTTTAGTCAAGGATGGTAATGGAGCGTTTTTGAGAAGACATAAAATACATGATTCTACACCAGAACATGTAGACTTTACTGTAAAAAACAAAGCTGGATGGGAAGAACATATTAAACCTTATCTCACAATAGATGAAAGAAGAATAGATTTTGAAGGCTATAGAAAAGCAAAAGCTGAGGCAAAAAGAGCCAATAGATTTTTTTGCTGGTCAGGGCTCAATGTTTTTGAATTAATGCATCCTGTATGTGGACATGAATATATGTTGATGGGAATGGTTCTAGAGCCTGAATGGATTCAAGATATGGTTATGACCTATAGCAGATTGGTAGTAGAATTACAGAAAATACTATTTGAAAGAGAAGGATATCCAGATGGAATATTCTATTATGAGGATATGGGATTCAAAGAAAAACCTTTCTTCTCACCGGATTTCTATAAAAAGCTTATTCAACCAGGACATATATATACTATTGATTATGCTCATAGTAATGATATTCCTGTTATAATGCATTCTTGTGGATATGTTGAACCATTGCTTCCTAGTATGATTGAATCAGGCATAGACTGTTTGCAAGTTATTGAAATTAAGGCTGGTATGGATTTATTGAAGCTGTATGAAGAGTTTGGCGATAAGATTGCATTCATGGGAGGTATAGATGTGAGAAAACTCTATACCAATGACAAGAAAATTATTGACCAAGAACTTGAAAATAAGATACCTAAGCTTAAGAAGAAGTTTTCCTATGTAATTCACAGTGACCATTCTATTCCTAAGACTGTTGATTACAGTACTTTTACATATTATTTAGAAAAAGCTACAAAGTTAGGTACTTATGATTGCTGA
- a CDS encoding AraC family transcriptional regulator, producing the protein MHDHLLLKDFLKDDEKYYVAKSLFSSNIKSNLHSHDFYEMFFVEKGTFIHYIDDEKHYLPVQSIQFIYPDDTHCFSAKKDKETTITNLAFYFSELDDKCKSFFNRIRQENSNSGIPSVYALDYQWNSIFSKLGKIKQMPTEVQEYYFQSIIYDYIFIYNTNKLSAMNNEIIPGWLQSAKEEMKKQDNFVIGLKRFIEISEKSHEHLSRQMKKYYNQTPAQWINQLRLEKMEILLLTTKMDILDIVYEVGFHNVSYCYSLFKKKNLLPPKEFREGNRRIFNA; encoded by the coding sequence ATGCATGACCACTTATTATTAAAAGATTTTCTGAAAGATGATGAAAAATATTATGTTGCCAAATCATTATTCAGTTCCAATATCAAAAGTAATTTACATTCCCATGATTTCTATGAAATGTTTTTTGTAGAGAAAGGTACATTTATCCACTATATCGATGATGAAAAACACTATTTACCTGTTCAATCCATACAATTCATCTATCCAGATGACACACATTGTTTTTCAGCAAAAAAGGATAAAGAAACTACAATAACCAATCTAGCATTTTATTTCTCAGAGCTGGATGATAAGTGCAAATCATTTTTTAATAGAATAAGGCAAGAAAACTCCAATAGTGGTATACCTAGTGTCTACGCCTTGGATTACCAATGGAATAGTATTTTCAGTAAGCTAGGTAAAATTAAACAAATGCCAACGGAAGTTCAAGAATATTATTTTCAGAGTATTATTTACGATTATATATTTATATACAATACCAATAAATTAAGTGCTATGAACAACGAAATTATACCTGGATGGCTCCAGTCTGCAAAAGAAGAAATGAAAAAACAGGATAATTTTGTGATAGGATTAAAAAGATTCATTGAAATCTCAGAAAAGTCCCATGAACATCTTTCTAGACAAATGAAGAAATACTATAATCAGACTCCAGCCCAATGGATAAATCAGTTAAGACTTGAAAAAATGGAAATATTACTCTTAACCACCAAAATGGATATACTAGATATAGTATATGAAGTAGGTTTTCATAATGTTTCTTATTGTTATTCCTTATTCAAAAAGAAAAATCTATTGCCACCAAAAGAGTTTAGAGAAGGCAATAGACGAATTTTTAATGCTTAA